A window of the Pungitius pungitius chromosome 3, fPunPun2.1, whole genome shotgun sequence genome harbors these coding sequences:
- the eif3k gene encoding eukaryotic translation initiation factor 3 subunit K isoform X1 → MSLPFDQVRTSVGKLLRGIDRYNPENLPTLERYVETQAKENAYDLEANLAVLKLYQFNPAYFQTTVTSQILLKALTNLPHTDFTLCKCMIDQTHQQEERPIRQILYLGNLLETCHFQSFWTSLEENRELIDGITGFEDSVRKFICHVVGITYQTIEHRLLAEMLGDPLDTQVKVWMNKYGWTENEEGQIFVFNQEESVKPKNIVEKIDFESVSSIMATSQ, encoded by the exons ATGTCGTTGCCCTTTGATCAAGTGCGGACGAGCGTGGGTAAGCTTCTGCGAGGAATCGACAG GTACAATCCAGAAAACCTTCCGACGTTGGAGCGCTACGTGGAGACTCAAGCAAAGGAGAACGCTTACGACCTGGAAGCTAACCTGGCTGTCCTAAAGCT GTACCAGTTCAACCCAGCTTACTTCCAGACTACGGTGACCTCACAGATCCTGCTGAAGGCCCTGACCAACCTTCCACACACCGACTTCACTCTGTGCAAGTGTATGATCGACCAGACACAC CAGCAAGAGGAGCGTCCCATAAGACAGATCCTCTACCTGGGGAATCTGCTGGAGACATGTCACTTCCAGAGCTTCTGG ACAAGTCTTGAAGAGAACCGAGAGCTCATCGATGGCATCACCGGTTTCGAGGATTCCGTTCGCAAAT TCATCTGCCACGTGGTGGGCATCACCTACCAGACCATCGAGCACCGGTTACTGGCTGAGATGCTGGGAGATCCGCTGG ACACGCAGGTAAAGGTGTGGATGAACAAGTACGGCTGGACAGAGAACGAGGAGGGCCAAATCTTTGTCTTCAACCAGGAGGAGAGCGTCAAGCCCAAGAACATCGTGGAAAAGATCGACTTCGAAA
- the eif3k gene encoding eukaryotic translation initiation factor 3 subunit K isoform X2: MSLPFDQVRTSVGKLLRGIDRYNPENLPTLERYVETQAKENAYDLEANLAVLKLYQFNPAYFQTTVTSQILLKALTNLPHTDFTLCKCMIDQTHQEERPIRQILYLGNLLETCHFQSFWTSLEENRELIDGITGFEDSVRKFICHVVGITYQTIEHRLLAEMLGDPLDTQVKVWMNKYGWTENEEGQIFVFNQEESVKPKNIVEKIDFESVSSIMATSQ, from the exons ATGTCGTTGCCCTTTGATCAAGTGCGGACGAGCGTGGGTAAGCTTCTGCGAGGAATCGACAG GTACAATCCAGAAAACCTTCCGACGTTGGAGCGCTACGTGGAGACTCAAGCAAAGGAGAACGCTTACGACCTGGAAGCTAACCTGGCTGTCCTAAAGCT GTACCAGTTCAACCCAGCTTACTTCCAGACTACGGTGACCTCACAGATCCTGCTGAAGGCCCTGACCAACCTTCCACACACCGACTTCACTCTGTGCAAGTGTATGATCGACCAGACACAC CAAGAGGAGCGTCCCATAAGACAGATCCTCTACCTGGGGAATCTGCTGGAGACATGTCACTTCCAGAGCTTCTGG ACAAGTCTTGAAGAGAACCGAGAGCTCATCGATGGCATCACCGGTTTCGAGGATTCCGTTCGCAAAT TCATCTGCCACGTGGTGGGCATCACCTACCAGACCATCGAGCACCGGTTACTGGCTGAGATGCTGGGAGATCCGCTGG ACACGCAGGTAAAGGTGTGGATGAACAAGTACGGCTGGACAGAGAACGAGGAGGGCCAAATCTTTGTCTTCAACCAGGAGGAGAGCGTCAAGCCCAAGAACATCGTGGAAAAGATCGACTTCGAAA
- the LOC119222925 gene encoding mitogen-activated protein kinase kinase kinase kinase 5-like: MDFQHRAALDISTRNPQDDFEILQKVGGGTYGDVYKARNKQNGELAAIKVIKMEADDDFSVIQQEIVIVKGCKHPNIVAYYGSYIRDNKLWICMEFCGGGSLQDIYHVTGPLAEPQIAYICREMLQGLDYLHGQKKIHRDIKGANILLNDQGEVRLADFGISAHITATLARRMSFIGTPYWMAPEVAAVEIKGGYNELCDIWSVGITAIELAELQPPMFDVHPLRVLFLMSKSGYQPPKLKDKSKWSSTFYNFVKAMLVRNPKKRPNASKLLSNLFLTQRCLKRDLTVELLEKYRNPEKHKSCLLSEEEEMEVTLPGSLRRIQSINKHNQAGRTNSDCSMEQIYTQRPMKNNSPSATSTPSLGSSGSNKSALWDQYSDNDDDDYDDVDIPTMSTISYVMPANETPPPLPPKPKIRTSSVGENDRPRKQGSLNAPVPLTRTSSGTQVGPTPKPRHLRISDPTSLAVQPIDNPSDLLPPELPPKSRHRRLHPSKEPAECVSPVIKKPTVYFKKIFHGCPLKITCSTTWENQTTKDQHLILGAEEGIYTLNLSSSEATMELLYPGKCTWVYTINNVLMSVSGKSSQLTSHSLKELYEQARRDQRMVSLSTHRLLPRKCAVTYKIPDTKGCKTCSVDTLQQGCVFLCCGLESRVVLLQWYEPMHKFMLIKHFDFPLPNPLRVFQMVTVPGQEYPLVCIGVSPGSNPNVPINVQYINLNSNTSWFTNSGLETPCPDIVQVNQLSSSSLLVLMEKSVHIVGLMGELKSNRPPTQDATFSHTIESIVYFEDTLLAVWRHGWQRRAQGFTEVLEEITDPRKIYRLVQSDRMVILETHQTEDPSGMSNLYILEIAENYLMLP; this comes from the exons ATGGATTTCCAACACAGGGCAGCGCTAGACATTTCCACCAGGAACCCTCAGGATGATTTTGAGATCCTGCAGAAGGTCGGAGGAGGAACCTACGGGGACGTTTACAAG GCCCGTAACAAGCAGAACGGGGAGCTGGCCGCCATCAAAGTCATCAAGATGGAAGCAG ACGATGATTTTTCTGTCATCCAGCAGGAGATTGTTATAGTGAAGGGCTGTAAACATCCCAACATAGTGGCGTATTATGGCAGCTACATACG AGATAATAAACTGTGGATCTGTATGGAGTTCTGTGGAGGAGGCTCCCTGCAGGATATCTACCAcg TGACCGGTCCTCTCGCTGAGCCACAGATCGCCTACATCTGCAGGGAGATGTTGCAG ggTCTGGACTACCTGCATGGACAGAAGAAAATCCATAGAGACATCAAG GGTGCCAACATCCTCCTTAACGACCAGGGCGAGGTCAGACTGG CCGACTTTGGGATCTCGGCTCACATCACTGCCACTCTGGCCCGCCGAATGTCCTTCATCGGGACACCATATTG GATGGCTCCGGAGGTGGCAGCTGTGGAGATCAAAGGTGGCTATAATGAACTCTGTGACATTTGGTCCGTGGGCATAACAGCCATTGAGCTGGCGGAGCTACAGCCGCCGATGTTTGACGTCCACCCGCTGCG AGTCCTGTTTCTCATGTCCAAAAGTGGCTACCAGCCTCCCAAACTAAAGGACAAGTCTAAATG GTCCTCCACCTTTTATAACTTTGTGAAGGCCATGTTGGTGAGGAACCCGAAGAAGAGACCCAACGCCAGCAAGTTGCTCTCA AACCTGTTTTTGACCCAGCGGTGCCTGAAGCGGGACCTGACCGTGGAGCTGCTGGAAAAGTATCGAAACCCTGAGAAACACAAGTCCTGCCTGTTGtcggaggaagaagagatggaG GTGACGCTGCCTGGATCTTTGAGGAGGATCCAGTCAATCAACAAACACAACCAGGCTGGGAGGACAAACTCTGACTGTAGCA TGGAACAGATTTATACTCAGAGGCCTATGAAGAACAACTCGCCGAGCGCTACT tCGACACCCTCACTTGGATCTAGCGGCAGTAACAAGAGTGCATTATG GGATCAGTACTCAgacaacgacgacgacgactaTGACGATGTGGACAT CCCTACGATGTCAACTATTAG TTACGTAATGCCAGCCAATGAAACTCCACCTCCACTCCCTCCAAAG CCTAAAATTCGAACGAGCTCTGTCGGGGAAAACGACCGGCCGAGGAAGCAGGGCTCGCTGAACGCCCCCGTCCCTCTCACCAGGACCTCCAGTGGGACGCAGGTTGGGCCTACGCCCAAACCACGGCACTTGCGAATCTCAG ATCCCACGTCCTTAGCCGTCCAGCCGATTGACAACCCATCCGACCTTCTTCCTCCTGAGCTCCCCCCTAAAAGCCGACACAGACGGCTACACCCATCAAAG GAACCTGCTGAGTGTGTGAGCCCCGTCATAAAGAAACCAACA GTGTACTTTAAAAAGATCTTCCATGGCTGCCCTCTTAAAATAACCTGCTCCACAACATGGGAAAACCAAACTACCAAAG ACCAGCACCTGATCCTGGGGGCAGAGGAAGGGATCTACACTCTGAACCTGAGCAGCTCAGAGGCCACCATGGAGCTG cTGTATCCGGGGAAGTGTACCTGGGTCTACACCATTAATAATGTCCTCATGTCTGTATCAG GAAAATCCTCGCAGCTCACCTCGCATTCACTGAAGGAGTTGTACGAACAGGCTCGGAGGGACCAAAGGATGGTTTCCTTGTCGACTCACAGACTGTTACCAAG GAAATGTGCTGTGACCTATAAAATACCAGACACCAAGGGCTGCAAGACCTGCTCAGTTG ATACCTTGCAGCAAGGCTGTGTGTTCCTGTGCTGCGGCCTGGAGTCCAGGGTAGTGCTGCTGCAGTGGTACGAGCCCATGCACAAGTTCATGCTCATTAAG CACTTTGACTTCCCCCTGCCCAACCCTCTGCGGGTGTTCCAGATGGTGACGGTGCCCGGACAGGAGTACCCGCTGGTGTGTATCGGTGTGTCTCCGGGGTCCAACCCTAACGTGCCCATCAATGTACAATACATCAACCTCAACTCCAACACATCCTGGTTCACCAACTCTGGCCTTG AGACACCTTGCCCAGATATTGTTCAAGTAAACCAGTTAAGCAGTAGCTCACTGCTCGTCCTCATGGAAA AGTCGGTACATATAGTCGGTCTGATGGGAGAGCTGAAGAGCAACAGGCCGCCAACACAGGACGCCACCTTCTCCCATACTATTGAGTCTATAG tgTACTTTGAGGACACGCTGCTGGCAGTGTGGCGTCACGGCTGGCAGAGGAGAGCACAAGGTTTCACTGAGGTGCTGGAGGAGATTACCGACCCCAGAAAGATCTACAGACTGGTGCAGTCAGACAG GATGGTCATCTTGGAGACGCATCAGACCGAGGACCCGTCGGGGATGTCCAACCTTTACATCCTGGAAATTGCTGAGAACTACCTCATGCTACCCTGA
- the zmp:0000000529 gene encoding WD repeat-containing protein 20, protein MAGDGGALKDINEIKSQFRTREGFYKLLTLSDSQQRGGLPRGPSAAATLGPGAGPGAIPGVGVGLLQGPGAAAAAAASSTSGAAANSSPAAFLPPVRVSMVKLQPEDPGEESERVCFNIGRELYFYTYTNIKKAVDLSKPIDKRIYKGTQPTCHDFNQYSATAESVALIVGFSAGQVQYLDPIKKETSKLFNEERLIDKSKVTCLKWLPKSDNLFLASHASGHLYLYNVDHPCGTAAPQYSLLRQGEGFAVYACKTKTPRNPLLRWAVGDGGLNEFAFSPDGVHVACVGQDGCLRVFHFDSMELQGVMKSYFGGLLCVSWSPDGKFLATGGEDDLVTVWSFAESRVVARGHGHKSWVNVVAFDPFTTSLEDEEPMELSGSEEDLHQGPTNNTMHFGRVRTSSTLSRLSRHSSKGGGSSSVTYRFGSVGQDTQFCLWDLTDDVLYPRLPLSRAFTNTFGPSLSNSGSGAVNSTPVVAGSGTVEGHHHPPNTNTGAANPPTLPLPLPRSLSRSNSLPHPAVANAKGQSTTEGGGGGGGGSSVGGNSAPFSIGRFATLSLQERKSDKSGCSSGVEKEHKRYHSLGNISKSNDKINVAPRSNRLDAAKVLGTTLCPRMYEVPLLEPLVCKKIAHERLTVLVFMDDCIITACQEGLICTWARPGKPNLTAQNGNSPSGTVV, encoded by the exons ATGGCCGGAGATGGCGGCGCTCTGAAGGATATCAATGAAATCAAATCCCAGTTCCGGACCAGAGAGGGTTTCTACAAACTGCTCACTCTCTCGGACTCGCAGCAGCGGGGCGGGCTGCCGCGGGGTCCCTCCGCCGCAGCCACGCTGGGCCCTGGGGCCGGACCCGGTGCGATACCGGGCGTAGGGGTCGGGCTGCTGCAGGGGCCCGgggctgccgccgccgccgctgcctcctccacctccggcGCCGCGGCCAACTCCTCTCCGGCGGCCTTCCTGCCGCCAGTCCGGGTCTCTATGGTCAAGCTGCAGCCCGAAGATCCGGGCGAGGAGTCGGAGCGGGTGTGCTTCAACATCGGCAGGGAGCTGTATTTCTACACGTACACCAACATCAAGAAG GCTGTGGACCTCAGCAAGCCGATAGACAAGCGGATCTACAAGGGCACTCAGCCGACATGTCACGATTTCAACCAGTACTCCGCCACAGCGGAGAGTGTAGCCCTCATCGTGGGTTTCTCAGCTGGACAGGTCCAGTACCTCGACCCCATCAAGAAGGAAACCAGTAAACTCTTCAATGAGGAG AGGTTGATAGACAAATCCAAGGTGACGTGTCTCAAATGGCTCCCCAAGTCAGACAACCTGTTCTTGGCCTCCCATGCCAGCGGACATCTCTACCTCTACAACGTGGACCACCCGTGTGGCACCGCCGCCCCGCAGTACTCTCTGCTGCGCCAGGGAGAGGGGTTCGCCGTCTACGCCTGCAAGACCAAGACGCCGCGCAACCCGTTGCTGCGGTGGGCTGTGGGCGATGGGGGCCTCAACGAGTTTGCCTTCTCCCCGGACGGCGTGCACGTGGCGTGCGTGGGCCAGGACGGTTGCCTGCGTGTCTTCCACTTTGACTCGATGGAGCTGCAGGGCGTGATGAAGAGCTACTTTGGCGGGCTGCTGTGCGTGTCGTGGAGCCCCGACGGGAAGTTTCTGGCCACAGGCGGCGAGGACGACCTGGTTACCGTGTGGTCGTTTGCAGAGAGCCGCGTGGTTGCGAGAGGCCACGGCCACAAGTCGTGGGTCAATGTGGTAGCGTTTGACCCCTTCACCACTTCCCTGGAGGATGAGGAGCCCATGGAGCTAAGTGGCAGCGAGGAGGACCTCCACCAGGGGCCGACAAATAACACCATGCATTTTGGGCGGGTCCGAACTAGCAGCACACTGTCCCGTCTTTCTCGGCACAGTTCTAAAGGTGGCGGCTCGTCGTCGGTCACATACCGGTTTGGCTCGGTGGGGCAGGACACCCAATTCTGTCTGTGGGACTTGACAGATGATGTGTTATACCCACGCCTGCCGCTATCCCGCGCCTTCACTAACACTTTTGGACCATCGCTGTCTAACTCTGGCAGCGGGGCGGTCAACAGCACCCCAGTTGTGGCGGGAAGTGGAACGGTTGAAGGACACCACCACCCGCCTAACACTAACACCGGCGCCGCCAACCCACCAACGCTCCCCCTACCGCTTCCTCGCTCCCTCTCCCGCTCCAACTCTTTACCCCACCCTGCTGTGGCGAATGCCAAGGGTCAAAGCACCACGGAGGGTGGcgggggaggcggcggagggAGCTCCGTCGGAGGGAACAGCGCGCCCTTCAGCATCGGCCGCTTCGCCACGCTGTCGCTCCAGGAGCGCAAGTCGGACAAGTCAGGCTGTAGCAGCGGGGTGGAGAAGGAGCACAAGAGGTACCACAGCCTGGGCAACATCAGCAAGAGCAACGACAAGATCAACGTGGCACCGAGGAGCAACCGGCTGGACGCCGCCAAGGTCCTGGGCACCACGCTGTGCCCGCGCATGTACGAGGTGCCGCTCCTGGAGCCGCTGGTGTGCAAGAAGATTGCACATGAGAGGCTGACGGTCCTAGTGTTCATGGACGACTGCATCATCACAGCCTGCCAAGAGGGTCTCATATGCACCTGGGCACGGCCGGGGAAGCCG AATCTGACAGCACAGAACGGGAACTCTCCAAGTGGCACGGTGGTATAG